CCTCTGATCACGCCTCTGTGGTTTCACTCAATCTCTTCGTGGCACTTCTTTGTGCTTGTATTGTCATTGGCCATCTCTTGGAGGAGAATCGATGGATGAACGAATCCATCACCGCCTTAATGATTGTAAGTATTCACTGAATGAATTGTCTATTTTCCTGAATAGAAGGGAATTTAACTTCAGGTAGCTGATTAAATCATCTTGAATGGCTGCAGGGGCTGGCCACTGGTGTTGTGATCTTGTTGATTAGTAATGGAAAAAGCTCACGTCTTCTGGTCTTCAGTGAAGATCTTTTCTTCATATATCTTTTGCCACCCATTATATTCAATGCAGGGTCAGTTTTTTTTTCTTTTCTTTTTTGCATCCATTTGAATAATTAAGTGCTATAGAGGATGATTTTACAAAATGGTATTATGAACGATCTGATATGTTTAGTAGGACGAGTTTTTACCCCAAAAAAGTTACATAAAAAGATATAAAACAAAACTTTACAGATGTTGATTAGAAAGTCTTAAGTTCTGCTTCTATAAATACTTGTCACACATCAACCTTTTGTAGTACTTGTTGTGGTTGTTGAAAAGAAAAGAGGACATCATGTGTTTGGTCAATTAGTTAGATTTATTCACGTGCAACTTGGTGGTCCTGCTTTGTCCTTGTCATGGCTTTACTCTTTTCAGCTTCATTTTTCTTTCCAGATCTTTCTCAGATACACAGCAGTTTAATTGTTTTTTGTTGCCTGTTTCAGGTTTCAAGTAAAAAAGAAGCAGTTTTTCCGCAATTTCGTGACGATTATGCTCTTTGGTGCTATTGGAACTGTTATCTCTTGCACTGTCATAACTCTAGGTACTCTACTTCCCATTGAAAGCTGTTTATGGAGCATCAATCTGTTAGGTTGCCAGATAATTTTGTATACTCTACTGATAATCTGGTGGTGGTTAAAACAGGTGTAACGCAGTTCTTTAAGAAACTGGACATTGGGACCTTTGACTTGGGTGATTATCTTGGTAAGAATGTCTCTGAACCAACGGCTTTTTTTAATCGGTTTTCACCTCAGGCTACTTAAATTCTTTTTGGTGTTTTGATTCTCAGCAATTGGTGCCATATTTGCGGCAACAGATTCTGTGTGCACACTGCAGGTAATGTGTCTTATTGGGATTTATAATAGTACTTACAAACTCATAAACAAAGTGGACTAATAGTTCTTGTGCCTCTTGTGTGTTGTGATATAGGTGCTGAATCAAGATGAGACACCTTTGCTTTACAGTCTTGTATTCGGAGAAGGTGTTGTGAATGATGCCACATCAGTTGTCGTCTTCAACGCCATTCAGAGCTTTGACCTCACACACCTTAACCATGAAGCTGCTTTTCAGCTTCTTGGAAACTTCATGTATTTGTTTCTCCTTAGCACATTGCTTGGTGTTGCGGTAAAGTCCATTTTCTTCTTCCCTACCATTCTTTCTTAATTTGCATGCTCTTGTGTTCACACCATCTACAATTTTGCAGACTGGTCTGATAAGTGCGTATGTCATTAAAAAGCTATACTTTGGAAGGTAAGTGTTTGACTCTGTTTCTTTTTATGTTTTTCTTTTTCATGTTTGGTCTAAAGTAGATATCCCCTCATGTCTCAGACACTCAACCGACCGAGAGGTTGCTCTCATGATGCTGATGGCGTATCTTTCTTATATGCTCGCTGAGGTTAGATCTTATATACAAAGTTTATTGATGTTATATTCTTAGACAAAGTTTATTGATATTATATATTTTTTGTATTGCAGCTTTTTGACTTGAGTGGCATTCTCACTGTGTTTTTCTGTGGGATTGTCATGTCCCATTACACCTGGCACAACGTCACCGAGAGCTCAAGAATCACTACAAAGTATGAAAACTCCACTCAGTTCAAAACACTTTGTAGTGTACCTCTCAATGCTTATTTGATTGCATTTTCATATGACACAGGCATACCTTTGCGACTTTGTCGTTTCTTGCGGAGACGTTTATTTTCTTGTATGTCGGAATGGATGCATTGGACATTGACAAGTGGAGATCAGTAAGTGACAGCCCGGGGACATCAGTTGCAGTGAGCTCAATCCTAATAGGTTTGCTCATGCTTGGAAGAGCAGCGTTCGTCTTCCCGTTATCGTTTCTGTCAAACTTGGTCAAGAAGAACGAAAGCGAGAAGATCAACTTCAAGATGCAAGTATGAATCATTCCAACTTCGTTCTAATGTGTTTAATAACTCCTCTGAATCTCAACTGTTTAATATCCTTGTGTTTTTCACCCACTCCTACAGGTTGTGATTTGGTGGTCTGGTCTCATGAGAGGTGCTGTATCAATGGCTCTTGCATACAACAAGGTATAAAGAGATTTGTCTTTATCTACTCTCTATCAACCTTTCAATTAACTCTCGCTTCCAGTGTTCAATAAATTGCTTAGTGGGGGTTATGCGTCTTATAGAAGATTATTGTTTAGAAGGAAGCTTAGACCAATTTTTTGAACGTCTAAGCCGATTTTTTTCTTTAAAAAATTGTTTCGTTTAGACCCGATTTGATGATTAGATCGGTTTTTAGAACACTGATTGCTTCTGTTGCAGTTTACAAGTGCTGGGCACACGGATTTGCGCGGGAATGCAATCATGATCACAAGTACTATAACCGTCTGTCTTTTCAGCACCGTGGTAAGATATCTCTGTGATGTTCATTGAGCTACTTAACATACTCCATTTGATTTGGGGGTGTTTGGTTAAATAGATTCTCTTGAACTGGTGTTTTCAGGTGTTTGGTATGTTGACAAAACCACTCATAAGATTCCTATTGCCGCACCAGAAAGCCACCACGAGCTTTTTATCTGATGGCAACACACCAAAGTCCATCCAGATCCCTTTGCTGGACCAAGACTCGTTCATTGAGTTTACAGGGAACCACAATGTGCCTAGGCCTGACAGTATACGTGGCTTCTTGACACGGCCCACTAGAACGGTGCATTACTACTGGAGAAAGTTTGATGACTCCTTCATGAGACCTGTCTTTGGAGGACGTGGCTTTGTCCCTTTCGTCCCTGGCTCTCCAACTGAGAGAGACCCTCCTGATCTCAGTAGAGCTTGAGAGAGAGAAAGAGACCTGTGGATGAACAACAACAACAACAACAACAAAGAAGCTTTTTGTAGAAAAAAGGTGATTGAAGTTATGCATTTTTGTATGATTTTTTTGTTTGTATTATTGTTTGTGAGGACAGAAAGTTGTCCCTACGTTTTTGAGAACATAAAGCAAAAAACTTTGAAAGGGTTCTGGTTGGTGTATATTATTCATTATCTGTTTGGTTGTAACTTTGTAAGTTGGACAATCTGTTGTTTTGTTTTAATACATGAATCACTTGTCTTTGTTCTTGTCTTTTCTCAAAAGTGTGGCATGTTTGTATGTCTTTGCCCTAGTGTCTTTTTTTTTGTGACAATCTTTTGGACTAGTACTACAAAAGCTTTATTGTAGATCATCAGTTTGAGGAACAGAGAGATTCACAAGAGTTATAAAAGACAAAGAAGCATGATGCTACATGTTAACTCGAGTGTTCAGACATATTACACATCTATTTTCATGACAACACTAAAACACTAAGAAAGTAAACCAAAGCCTTAAAAAACGTCAATACCTTGACTCCTAGGCGACCTTACCCAAATTATATTTACAGTTTCAGAAGATCATGCATGAAGGTGTTTGTCACCTATTCTCAATCAGCATCCTTCATCTATGAGTAGTATACATTCTCCAAGATCAGATCTTCTTCCTGCAGCAAAGCCATTCATTCACCTGCAAGCATTTTTTATTTTTATTTTCTAATAGTTTTCCTCTCGTGAAATGTTAGAACTGACCATTTAATCCGTTAAATTTGATTCGATTCGTTATTCGATCCGAAAATTCCGGATATTCGTAAGTCTCCGAAGCAAAGCAAATATTAAAAATCAATATCCGTTAAAAGCGAAGCAAATCACAAATACTAAAAAAATTAGAGACGGATATCCGATCCGCTCCGGCTTATATACAAATCGAGATCGATGTATATCTATGACTAAATATAGAATTTTAAATGTATAATCTTATAAATTATTATTTTAACATATAATTTTATACTAAATATGAGTCTGTAAATGTCTTGTTGTCAAAAAAAAAATTATATATAAAATTACTTATAAAATATAAAATTAAGAAAAAATAAAAATCTTTAACGAAAACTACAATATTTCTAAAAATATTTTTTTTATAAGAAAATTAATTTATTTTAAAAATTCATAAAGCACATTGTTTCATTGATTTTAAATTTATCTTTTATATTATGTAAAGTTTATTTTAAGAGAAAAACAATTTTCTATAATGTTTTGTAGATTTACTTGTATTGTATAAATTAAATAAAGTATCTGTAAATGTCTATGAATATTCACAAATGTTTATAAATTTTTCAGATATCCGGAAAACTGAATATCCGTATTTTCCGAAACAAAGCAAATCGAAAAAATCAGATATCCGTCAAGTACGAAACAAATCACAAATACTAAAATATATGGTACTATTTGATCTGTGTCCACCCTATGAAAGGTAATCAAATATATGTGATCTATTTAAAGTAAGAAAATATATATGTGATCATTGAATGTGGATTTTGACTTCTTTTTTTGGTTCATCATTAATGTTTATTTTGACTTAATCGGCTGGTTTGATATGTATTTTGTAGTCACAATGCCACTACCAAAATAAAAGCATTGACTAGTGGAAACATGCACTCAGTCAAAACTTGAAGTCACAGTCATATTTTGGCTTCAAGTCACAGTCATAATGTGGTCAAATTAAAAATTTTAAAAGCCATTTTAGTCCATTGATTTCACTAAAAGTTCATATATGTGTATATATTAGAAGATTCGGGTTTACGTCTCTTCGGCATAGTTGCAAACAGAACCTTCAAACATCAAAAGTACTGCAATCAGACGTGAATCATCATAAGACAGGTAAAATTATCGTTATAAATTGTAAATTTAATATTTTTCATAGTTTGAATTAGCCTAATAAAACAGCTTTAGAAAAAATTATTGGTAAGTGAAATTATGATAATTAGAAAATTTAGTCAAGCGGTGGACCTAATATGTGGATTCTGTCATTATAAAAAGGAAACTGCTGTTGGTGGTACTCATTCTCTGTTTCTTTCAGATCCTAGTATACCTTTGTCTCTCCTTCGTCAAACCCTAATCTTATCTCCCTCTCTCGAGCGCCTCCTCTTAAATTCTAGGGTTTCCACCACTTGTAGGGTTTCTTGTTACTCACGTTCTGTTGTTCTGTTGTTCTGTTGTGAATCTTCTCTTCCTTGAAAGATTTGAGAATAACTTTCATTACAGGTCATCAAAATAAATATATTCATTGGTAATAAAAAGAATTTAAAGAGGTGAGTAGTGATTAGGTTGATGATATAAACAGAGTCATAGGTAGGTAACGTAGCATGTGACTTATCTTATTTAGGGTTTAATTGATTTCTTTTTTTTTCTAGAACTCTTACTTGCAGTAGAAGAAATCGTTTGGTAATGGAGAGAACTAAGGTGGAAGATGAGTTAAATGTCCGTGAGGCCATGAGAGTGAATCTCGGTAAAGCTATTGACAAGCTTCACTCTCAGGCTTCTGAACTACTTGTCTTCACTCATCAGTGGAGAGACTTGGAGGATGATTTGAAGTCAGTGCAAGGTCAAGTGGAGAAGAGGTTCATGGAGTTGGAGTCAAGAGAGGCGGAGTTGCGAAACAGAAGCTTTGCTATTGATACAATAGGTGATTTAGAGGTGAAAGCTGATGGGCTGAGGAGGGAGATCAAAGACAAAGAAGAGGTTCTTAAGATGTTGGTGGAAGAGTGTGCGGTCAAGCAAAGGTCAAAGGAAAGTCAACTTGATGAGATGATGGAATCTATGAGGAAGACTCAGGCTGAGCTAGCACAGATGGAGACTAAACTCGAGAGGCATCGTGTTGAGGTCACTGTAGAGATGAGGCATTTGGGTAGGGCTCAAACTCTCAGGAGAGAGTTGGAAGAGGAGAATGAGAGAAAGACAAGAGATCTCACATTGGTTCAGGAGAAAGTTGTGGAGTGTGGTAAGCTGCTTGAGACAAGGTCCTTGGAACTAACAAAGACTCAGGGTGAGCTTGGTTTGAAGGTGGAACAGTTAGGACATGTAAAGATTGAGCTTACCACTAAGATGAAGCATCTTGAGAGGATTCAAACACGCAATAGAAAACTGGAAGATGATATAGAGAGGAAGAGGAAGGATCTTGCAGCGGTTCTTGATAAAACTGCAGAATGTGGGAAGAAGCTTGAGGCAAGGTCCTCGAAACTTGTTTCTAAAGAGAAAAAGTTGCAAGAACTAAGTCTGGACATTGACCTGAAGGAAGATATAGCCATATCACTAGACAAGGAGATGGAGAAGACTTGTCAAAATACAGAATCAAAAGCTAAGGAGCTGGAGAACATTGAAAGGATGATTCATGAACAGAGTGGACACTATGAATCAATAAAGCTGTTGATTCAGGAACACACTGAAGAACTTGCTTCCAAAGAGAAGAGACACAAAGAGATCACAGAGGCTATTCATAAACTATCTTGCAAGCAACTTTCAAAAGAGGAAAGATGCATTGCTGAGCATGAGTCAACAGAAAAGGAGTTAAAGTCTTTGAAAGCAATACTCACTGAGAGAGATAAACAAATTGAAGAAGGTGAGAAGCAATTACAGTACTTGAGTCACTCCAATAATGAACTTATCAGAAAACTCACTGGGAGACAAGAACAGTTTCGTTCAAGACAGAGCTCAACAACTGATCTTATAGCTGAGCAAGATTCAGTTAAAAAGAAGCTTAGGTCTGTGAAAGATGCATTCAGACAGTGTAGCCAAAACCTGTGTAACAAAGAGAAGGAGTTGAAGTCTTTAGAGTCAGTACTCACTGAGAGAAACAAACAAGTTGAGGAAGGAGAGAAGAAGATACAAGATTTGAATAACTCCAATGAGGAACTTGTGAGACAAGTCAATGTGAGACAAGAACAAGTTTGTTCAGTCGAAAAAGCGATAAGGGAATCCACAGATAAGTTGGGAGCTAAGAGGAAATATTGTGAACGGGTTCAAAGATCAATTACTGACCTAACTGTTGTGCTGAAATCAAAAGCATGTCATCTTAGTTCCGTCAAGAAAAAGATTCAAGAAAGCTTGGAAGACTTGCAATCAATAAAGGAGCAGAAGGTCAGGCTAAAAGCATCATTGATGGAACATGAGCAAGGACTTGAACTGAAACAAAAGGAGCTTGACGAAAAAGATCAGAAACTGAAAGCCACAGAACAGGAGTTGGCTAAATGGGTTAAGGATTATGATGCGGTAGCAAAGCAGTTGTCTAACCTTTGTCAAGAAAGAAACATGGATGTCCACAAACCAACAGGGAACTCAAGGAAACGTGGGAGATATGATGAGTCACTATCTCAGTCCTTAGATGTAGAGACTCATGGGAAAGAAAACACTTACAACTTTGAGAACCAGAGATCTCAGGACAAGTTCAAGATTGATCAACTATGGGCTGTTTATAGCGAAGGGATGCCAAGAAAGTATGCTCAGATCAAGAGAATCGACACAAGCCCTGAGTTCAAGCTACATGTAGCACCTTTAGAGCTGTATCTCCCTCCCAACCTCATGACACATCCAGTTTCCTGTGGCCGCTTCAGGTTGAAAACTGGTATAGCAGAAGTCCTTGCACCTAGCAGCTTCTCACATGAGGTTAAAGCAGTGAAGAGTAATGTAAACAGATTTGAAGTATATCCAAGAAAAGGTGAGATATGGGCTTTGTACAAAAACTGGAATATTACAAACTGTGCTGATGGGTCTGAAGAGGAAGATCTTGAGATTGTGGAAGTTGTGGAAACTAAAGAGCAGAGCATACAAGCAATGCTTTTGACTGCTAAAGTGTTTAGCAAGGTTCTATATGGAAGGTGTCTTGAGTCAAAGGATGGTTTTGTAGAGATCCCAAAGAAGGAAGTGAATAGATTCTCGCATCAGATTCTAGCGGTCAGACGTGAGAGGAGTGCAACTCGCCTTGGAGATTGCGAATGGTGGGAGGTTGACTCTAAAGCAGTTCTTGATCTTAACCCAAAGAAGCATAAGAGCATCACTATAGGTACAAGCTCTTCCCCAAGTCTCTCAAGTATTTAATGTCAATATAATAAGTTTTAAAATCATCTTTTACTAGAAAAAAACTATGATGGCTTATACCATGACAAATAAGCATTAGAGTTTCCCATCATTTGTTTTGAGTCTCTCGTTATCTTTGCTTTCTCTCCTTTTTCTTCTTCTATATTTCAGTTTTTTAAAAGTTTTTAATCAGAAGAAACTTGGTGAGATACCACCATTGCTCATGTTTTATGTCTTTTTTTCTTTTGGTATCGCATATATCTGTCTAGTTTCGACATGACGGTAGAATGTGATTCAAAGTTAGAGCTTAATAATTATGTTTTAGGAAGCAACAATTAGTAATTTTTGGCTGTTGGCATAAAAAAATTTGTGCCTTTGTAGTTATCAATTTTGTTTGTTTACCAAAATGAGGGGGCTCTATCTCTTCTCTCTATCTTAGAGAGAGAGAGAGAAAGCAATTGTTATCTTTTGCTATTTTTGATTTTCAGATCTAAATCAAATCTATTTTCGTGCATGTGTAGATTATTTTGTTGGAATACTTTTTTCCGTTTATCGGATTAGTTTTTTGTTTAACGGATTAAGGTTTCCATTTCTTGGATTTTTTTTCTCTTTGTTCTTTTTCACATGCCGGCTAATTCTTTTCGGATGATTTACCAATTACAATAGATCTCAAGTGGTTTTCATCGTTTTGCTCACATCTCTATGTCAACGAGAATACATATTTGTTTCCTTAGATGGAATTGTCAAAATCTCTCATTTGGGTATTGAATCGAATTTGATTGATTAAGTTTTGATAATATAATCCAAAATCGGTAAATATAAGGTTTTCTCTAGAAAAATGTCTCAACGAAAACTATGTTATTAAATCATCTTGTTGGTTTTCACTTGTTTGGTAATTAAGATGAAGAACATCTCAACACCAAAGGTGATTTCAGAAGAAAAAGTAGTCAAATGGATTGGAAGAAAAGATGGTATGCGTCATGATGCCTCTCATAAAATTTCTCCATAATTGGGTCTATATGAGCTCTTCTCCGGCGGAAACACCGGTCGATGTTGTGTCAATTTTTTAACTCTCTCGAAAACATTTAAGAGATATATGTTTGGTCTTCATTTAACCTTATCAGATGTTTCTTTTGGGGGTCATGATTTGTCTTACTACTATCTTGTAGTATGCTATAAACCATCAAATCAACTTATATTAATTTGCTTTTGTGGCCTTATCTTGGTTTAAAATAGCAAAGATAAGTTATTGTAAAGAAGGTCTCGAATCTCGCCAACCGCCATAGCGATGAAAGGTGATCGCCATGCGTATGCATTACATAATACTCCATTTTATGTTCAATGAGTTTCCAAGATATGGACATTTAAAACCAAATACACTATATTTGAATATGAAATAGAAGAAAACGGAGTACTAAACAAGTTAAAGCCGCAAAGAGAAGATCCAGAGTAGAGAAAGCGAACAATCTGAAGAGAAAAACTAATGATTTTAAATTAAACTTTTATAAAAATATTATATAGATCATAAATTAGGATTTCTAGATGATTTAGGGATTAAAGATATTTTCTTCAAGCCGGCATATATTTCTTACTAATCGGAGGCCGACTTGAAGAGATGAATAGATACCATATGATGTTGCCTGGCTATGGGTTGTTGAGGCGATGAAGACATTGCTTCGCCTCGACAAGCGGCACAGAAACAAAAGCGGATGCTTTTCATACCAACAACTTTTTATTATTGTGGTCGACAAAAAAAAGCACCCAAAAATTTCAATAACAAAGTAATAGAAAGTAATGTAGGTCTAATTTAAACCAAATTAAATTGAACTAATATCGATAATCCAAAGCTAAATGAAGAGGCTCTGTGAAAGTCTCGCTCGTAGATATAAACACTGCAGATATGATTATGTAATATGGGAATGCTGGTATGTATCTTCATGCGTCCGGTGAGGAAATCTATAGTGTAGTTTAGTTGGTTTAATCAGGTTAGCTAAGGTCCGTTGATGATTTGTGATGTCTTGGAGATGTTTTCGGGTTGCTTTGTCCTCTATGCCGTGCTTGTGATGCTTAATCAGATCTGAATCTGTTTTCTGTTGCGCGGTGCAAGAATATGCCGGCTCTTGTGTAGGATGTTAATTCTTCCTTTGGATCTGGTGAGGCTGGTCTTAGGCGTGATATTGGTGGTCAAACAGTTTGACTCTGACTCTCAGGTTCCTTTGATTTTAGTCTTTTGTTTCTCCTTTCACCTTTGTAGTGTTTGTTTTGGCCATTTAGGTTCAAGTGGTTTGTTCTTCTAATGTTTCTCTGGATCTAGTAGAATTCTCAATTTTGTTTGTTTGTCAAAAATGAGAACTTTCTCTCTATCATATCTGAGAGAGATAAAGAGAGACCAATTGTTATCTTCTGCAATTTCTGATTTTTCATATCTAAATCAGATATATTTTCGTGCATGGTAGATTGTTTTGTTGGAATGCATTTTTCCGTTTATCGGATTAATTTTTTTGTTTAACAGAATTTAGATTTCCATTTCTTGGAACTTTTTTTCTGCTCTTTTTCACATGTCGGCTTTTTCTTTTTTGAAGATTTACTCATTCCAATCGATCTCAAGTGTTTTTTCATCATTTTGCTCGCGTCTTATGTCAGTGGAAAAAGATATTTGTTTCCTTACATGGAATTGTCAAAATCTATCTTTTGGGTATTGAGTCATACTATTGGTGAAGAACAATAGTTGCAATAAATCATTTTGTTGAAGTTAATCGATGTATCAGATGCGTAGTTTGAAGGGTTAATCTTTTGTTTATTTTTATTTATTTATTTAAAGGAAATTACTTAGAATAACACATTTTTTATGAGTGATGACTAAACTAACGTACCAAAACAAAGAAAGAAGAAAAAAATGAGTTAAAGTCCAAAATACCCAATCAATAAATAGATTTAAACATAATATAACTTTTTAATTCAGAAAATGAAAAATTCTAGATAAAGTAGAAGCTTTGGTTGAACAAAAAAGGTAAAAAAAAAAAAACAATTTCTCCCCCATGACATTTTCTCTTTCCCGTGACCTTCCCCAAGAACCCTAAATCCCCAAATTGTGTAATCCTCAAACTTTCGATTCTCTTTCTTATTAAGATGATTCCTCATCGATTGGGTCATGTCGACACTCTACTCTACCACTAAAAGCCTTCGATTCCTCATCCACTCAGCCGGCGAACCCTAAATGTCCTTTCTAAAATTCAAAGATTCGTCGAAGGTCGTGGCTTTATTTACGTTTTCTCAGTTGTTTCTTCAGATACAACCTCATCTCCTCTTGAAGCTATTCAATTGAAATAGAAATCGTGGCATCAAGGTTTAGTCTCTTTCTTAGTTTTTTGGGTATTTTTGAATTGGATTTCTGGAAATATAAAATTCGTGTGTCCCTTACTTCATTGTTTATTATTTACAGAGATATGACTACATCAAGCACCCACAAAAAATATCCATCAAGACTTTATGAAGAGGGAAAATGTCCACTGCAATATCGATCAATGAATCATAACTGTCACTTGGCTGGTTTGCAGATGGTGGAGGAATCTGTTGGCTTGGATGCGTGGGAATCCATTAAGGCATCTTCTGTTGGAGTTATTATAAGGTTGAAAGAGATGGATTATACATGGTCAGCCCAAGTCGTTCACCATTTGCTGGCAAACCAACTGGTCGTGGATAATCTTCATGAGCTATGGTCTGCAATAGAAGGACAGCCAATCAGGTTTTCGCTATATGAGTTTGGTGAAATAACAGGTTTGAATTGTGAACCTTTCGACATCAATGATAAGGTGGAGGTTGATCATAAGGCGTTTTGGGAAGAGATTGGTGTGTCTCCTTCACATGGTCCAATGTTATCTGAGTTGCGCGAATTGTTTCCTCGCATTAGGAATTGGTCATTTGAGAAGAGAAGAATGATTGGCTGGCTTTGTGTCTTATCGATTGGCATATTAGGCATCTCTCCCGGTAGCAGAATTCCTTTGGAAGAAGCGAAGAGAGTCCTAGACGCAGAAGCTTTTGAAAGATATCCTTGGGGGCGTGTCGGATTTTCCAGCCTCGTTAATTCAGTTAAGCTTGTTTCATATGAAGGAAAGAAGAAATATACGCTTCGTGGATGTGTTCATGCTCTTCTCATCTGGGTGTATGAATCAATACCTGGCATTGGGCATGAATATGGGAACCATATTGAGGGTAACCAAGTTCCTCTTCTCTCTTGGTCTGCATCCCGTCCCCGTATACAGTAGGATATCTAACAATAATAAAAGGAGAATAAGCTCAACAAAGAGAGGGTCCACGTAGGCATTAAAAATCAGCCAATCATATGCATCTATTATGTCATGTCATTACTCGACACTAGCAATTGGGTCGAATTATATGGGCTCTACAGTTTTGGTTATGGCCCATATCAAACCTACCTCTCTCCTTCGGCTCCGACTCTTCTTCTCCATCACGATCGTTTCCACTCTCCTCAGCTCTCAGCTACTTTGCAATAACCAACACCCACTCTGAATGATTGATCCATGTTCTTAACTCCTTCATTTATGTCAGATGTACCCTTCCACTTCTCATTTGTTTTACACCTATATAAATTCTTTGTTGGTTAAGCAATTTACCAAAATCTACATCCTCCACAGTCGAAGATCAACCCTCATTCTTTTTTTTGTCTGTTTCGAAATCTAGATCTAAAACGCAAACAGTTAACTCTTCCACATCCCCTCTCTCTCAGTAGTCGGTTGTCTCTTTTGATTGAAGGAGTTATACATCGGAGAAGAAGATGGTCTCCACCAAAGAGATAGAAAATTAGTGACTTCGAGCTATTGGGTGGTGTCTCTACCAGTGAAGGACTCTGCTTGGAAGCATTCCTTTGATACTCCTGTTTATCGGGAACTCAAGAGTTTCATCGATTCCATTGAAAATTAGCAAAGATCTCCCGATTGTGTTCTGATCTTCCATTTCACAGCTTAAATTCCTAATCTTTGGGTTGGAACATTAAATCTCTTTCGAAGATGGTCTGCTCAAAGGTAATATTTTGCGTTTTCATCTCCGGATTGGATCATATTTGGAATTTGTTCTAGGTGATTATGATGATGATCATGATCTATTGAGATATGCAAATAATGATGATTAGTTTCTTTTGATGTTTTTTCACAGAACAAGGAGAATCACCAAAAAAAATTGCTCCACAGGGTGACCCGCAATCATAGAATATGAGAATCTTCTGAGGTATTGTTTTTGGAGCAGAATTTTAAATTGGATTCTACAGATTTTAATGATTTCGGTACTATTAATTAGCTTACGATTGTAGCCTCACCAATGTAATATTGCATATCCTTCAGATGGTGCTATTCTCCATCTCAATTAACCAAAGAGGTAAGCACATTGTCCCATCCATGA
This genomic interval from Brassica oleracea var. oleracea cultivar TO1000 chromosome C2, BOL, whole genome shotgun sequence contains the following:
- the LOC106327629 gene encoding sodium/hydrogen exchanger 1 — encoded protein: MTMMASFLDSFVSKMPSLSTSDHASVVSLNLFVALLCACIVIGHLLEENRWMNESITALMIGLATGVVILLISNGKSSRLLVFSEDLFFIYLLPPIIFNAGFQVKKKQFFRNFVTIMLFGAIGTVISCTVITLGVTQFFKKLDIGTFDLGDYLAIGAIFAATDSVCTLQVLNQDETPLLYSLVFGEGVVNDATSVVVFNAIQSFDLTHLNHEAAFQLLGNFMYLFLLSTLLGVATGLISAYVIKKLYFGRHSTDREVALMMLMAYLSYMLAELFDLSGILTVFFCGIVMSHYTWHNVTESSRITTKHTFATLSFLAETFIFLYVGMDALDIDKWRSVSDSPGTSVAVSSILIGLLMLGRAAFVFPLSFLSNLVKKNESEKINFKMQVVIWWSGLMRGAVSMALAYNKFTSAGHTDLRGNAIMITSTITVCLFSTVVFGMLTKPLIRFLLPHQKATTSFLSDGNTPKSIQIPLLDQDSFIEFTGNHNVPRPDSIRGFLTRPTRTVHYYWRKFDDSFMRPVFGGRGFVPFVPGSPTERDPPDLSRA
- the LOC106326858 gene encoding cilia- and flagella-associated protein 58-like; translation: MERTKVEDELNVREAMRVNLGKAIDKLHSQASELLVFTHQWRDLEDDLKSVQGQVEKRFMELESREAELRNRSFAIDTIGDLEVKADGLRREIKDKEEVLKMLVEECAVKQRSKESQLDEMMESMRKTQAELAQMETKLERHRVEVTVEMRHLGRAQTLRRELEEENERKTRDLTLVQEKVVECGKLLETRSLELTKTQGELGLKVEQLGHVKIELTTKMKHLERIQTRNRKLEDDIERKRKDLAAVLDKTAECGKKLEARSSKLVSKEKKLQELSLDIDLKEDIAISLDKEMEKTCQNTESKAKELENIERMIHEQSGHYESIKLLIQEHTEELASKEKRHKEITEAIHKLSCKQLSKEERCIAEHESTEKELKSLKAILTERDKQIEEGEKQLQYLSHSNNELIRKLTGRQEQFRSRQSSTTDLIAEQDSVKKKLRSVKDAFRQCSQNLCNKEKELKSLESVLTERNKQVEEGEKKIQDLNNSNEELVRQVNVRQEQVCSVEKAIRESTDKLGAKRKYCERVQRSITDLTVVLKSKACHLSSVKKKIQESLEDLQSIKEQKVRLKASLMEHEQGLELKQKELDEKDQKLKATEQELAKWVKDYDAVAKQLSNLCQERNMDVHKPTGNSRKRGRYDESLSQSLDVETHGKENTYNFENQRSQDKFKIDQLWAVYSEGMPRKYAQIKRIDTSPEFKLHVAPLELYLPPNLMTHPVSCGRFRLKTGIAEVLAPSSFSHEVKAVKSNVNRFEVYPRKGEIWALYKNWNITNCADGSEEEDLEIVEVVETKEQSIQAMLLTAKVFSKVLYGRCLESKDGFVEIPKKEVNRFSHQILAVRRERSATRLGDCEWWEVDSKAVLDLNPKKHKSITIDEEHLNTKGDFRRKSSQMDWKKRWYAS